The DNA region TTTAGAATATTTAACtgtaaaaagaagagaaaaaaagaatagaaagGAAAGCATACAAGCTGAGTTTAGATTTATAGAAGTTTTGGGAcgttttttggttaattttattTCTTGGCTGAGATAATGGACGGTAAATGCCAATTTCAGTTCTCTCCACGTTTTCTCCAAGTTTCGATGAATGAaatcattttaatgtttaaaatggaACCACTTCTTTCTGTGCAGATGCAGGGAAACAGACATTTGGAAACGGACAGCAGaagaatgtgcaccccaaaccGTTTTTCTACGtgcagcctccgtctcagcctTATTACCTTTACCAGCAATGGCAGAACAACAACCCCTACTCTCACTATGGTTTACCTGGAGGTTAGTGCTGCAAACctttaatttggttttatttgcatttaaaacCTGAAggtgtcattttaaatgtatagtGTGAGTTGAGGGAGTTTCATAATTAAAGATATGGGGAAAGAAATTGAGGTTTAAGTATGAAGAGTTTTCTcaaaaatgaaaagtttaatACGTTGGTGGTTTCATTAAAGATTatttaaggaaaattaaacctgaactttttaaaatgcgCTTGTTCTCTGCttaaaactaattaaattaAGGAACTTTGATTGAAATGTGGGGGAAAGGgttgttttaaaacattgtagaagcttttaaattaaaacattattcGAAGCTTTTCTTATGTgcttaaatatatttaaaattatggtctttttcacatttccactatgttatgtttttgtttaatttaaggAGTTTCACTCCTTTTAATTGTGGCTAAAgcaaaatagattttatttaagGGATGTTAATCCCAGATACGGTACAAAGATGGCTCTGCTGATTGTCTATTCTCTTTTATCGTTACTAGCAGGGATAAAAGTAGATTTAGAAATATTTGTCTTTAGGCTGATCCTCTAAAGTGCATTTAAagtattaacaaaataaattaactacAGGTTATAAATGTTATCTTCTAGTACATAAAGGCttgtttaaacacattttataaatcatttagaaaactaaaatattcGTGAATGTGGTAACCTCATAAAAATTTGAACTATACATATTTACCAGTTATTTGGAAGCCTCAGTCTTCCATTTttaagtaaataaattccttGGTAGCTGGCAGTGATCTGGTGGTGGTTTAAAACATGCTCTACTCTCTGCAGGTTTTAACTTTAGCCGTCCCTGCATGCTTCCCTATCAGTACATGCAATACCCGGGCTTCATGTTCCCCCAACCTCCGATCTATCCGATGGATTACCGGCGAATGTGTGAGCCGCGCTTCAACGCTCCACAATGGAACGACTTGCCTCgccaacatcagcagcagcacagggaAACGGCGTGCTCGGAGGCACAAACCGACCCCAGCGAAGCCATAACCAAACTCATCGAGTGTCTGGATAAGATCCGATCTAACGATGTGCAGCAGGGCGCCAGCCAGTACCGTGAACTAGACTCTGGTGTTGCTTCTCAGTCCTCAGGAATGCTTTCTCCGGAGGATGAGAAGAAAAATGAAGAGCAGGGTCGCGTCCCGCCGTTGACAACTCACGGAAGCAGTTTGGGAGAAAGCAGCTTGAACCGTAAAAGCTGCTGGAGCGGAATTGAAGAGGATCCGCCCATCGACAGCTCGTCTTTCCATGAAGAGGGCCGTGAGGTACAGGGGACGGAAAAATCCACCCTCCCCTTTGAGAATATAGACCCCACTGAAGTCTCAGCAGGAATATGTGATGAGTCCACGTCGTCGCTGGTCGTGTCGCTTCCGGAGACCAAAGGTAGCAACAGAGTTTCAAAGGCTGAACTTGTGGCTTCGCCTTTGAATGAAGGACATCCTGACAGGAGCTACCAAATCCTCAAACTGCCTCTGGAAGGCGTCCTAACGCCTGGATCTGCAGGAGCCGGCCATCTTTCCTCACCATCCACTCcgtactactacaactacctcTCTATGCAGACGACCCACGAGCGCATGAGTGTTTTGAGCCCGTCCCTGGATGAGCTTTCCTCCCGAGATGAGATGTTCTCTACAGATTTGGAAGATGTGGATTTCTTCCCCAAGCACGTTTACACGGGAAGAAGACTGCCTGAGGTCTGCAGCGGATCTCCTCGTCGATTAGGCGATGAAGACGAGACTGATGAGGAAGAAGGATGGCTGCTGGGATCCAAGCGGTGCACGTGTGCTTGCTGTGGGAAGCGTCTGCCTAAACAAGCGTCTCGGAGCTGGACCGAAACCCCAAAGATGTACAGGGATGGAGACTCGGAGGAGGAGAGGGGGTTTGTGAGGAAGCACGGCACGCCAAGGCGGCTTCTACCTCCTGTTAGACAGACCTCCAAACTGTGGCACAAGAGAGTGCCATAC from Gouania willdenowi chromosome 20, fGouWil2.1, whole genome shotgun sequence includes:
- the buc gene encoding bucky ball; the protein is MDDAGKQTFGNGQQKNVHPKPFFYVQPPSQPYYLYQQWQNNNPYSHYGLPGGFNFSRPCMLPYQYMQYPGFMFPQPPIYPMDYRRMCEPRFNAPQWNDLPRQHQQQHRETACSEAQTDPSEAITKLIECLDKIRSNDVQQGASQYRELDSGVASQSSGMLSPEDEKKNEEQGRVPPLTTHGSSLGESSLNRKSCWSGIEEDPPIDSSSFHEEGREVQGTEKSTLPFENIDPTEVSAGICDESTSSLVVSLPETKGSNRVSKAELVASPLNEGHPDRSYQILKLPLEGVLTPGSAGAGHLSSPSTPYYYNYLSMQTTHERMSVLSPSLDELSSRDEMFSTDLEDVDFFPKHVYTGRRLPEVCSGSPRRLGDEDETDEEEGWLLGSKRCTCACCGKRLPKQASRSWTETPKMYRDGDSEEERGFVRKHGTPRRLLPPVRQTSKLWHKRVPYKELSDPELQDDGRDVCKLEGNKNQTGEMDGSELQCWTCQDEHCREDRTTSDQGRWIEEDKTISRRSAAPSQRRETNAQWKVIYHRPRDDDEPPLIHWERGSTMRGESR